A single genomic interval of Camelina sativa cultivar DH55 chromosome 11, Cs, whole genome shotgun sequence harbors:
- the LOC104724526 gene encoding protein LURP-one-related 17-like, which translates to MFPFLKHRSRSSVHGEDAPSSPESKVTVSKAEPEGACTTLTVWRKSLLVSCEGFTVIDSNGDLIYRVDNYARTRPGELILMDKDGNSLLLIQRTKKIALVNSWGIYEAKDTNGETKIPKCPIWYMRKNLKMNILSNKYDILAYVFSGSFDKKNSYIIKGSYKRKSCKIVHVPLNKTVVEIKRKEVRTKGVRFGSDVFDLVVNPGFDTGLAMALVLLLDQMFS; encoded by the exons ATGTTCCCTTTCTTGAAGCATCGGTCGAGGTCGTCGGTCCACGGTGAAGATGCACCGTCGTCTCCGGAGTCCAAAGTCACCGTCTCCAAAGCAGAGCCTGAAGGCGCGTGTACTACACTCACGGTGTGGAGAAAATCGCTTTTGGTGAGTTGCGAAGGATTCACGGTGATAGATTCAAATGGAGATTTGATTTACCGGGTCGATAATTATGCCCGAACCCGACCCGGTGAACTCATCCTTATGGATAAAGATGGAAACTCCCTCCTCCTCATCCAACGTACCAAG AAAATTGCGCTAGTAAATAGTTGGGGAATATATGAAGCAAAGGATACAAATGGAGAAACAAAAATACCGAAGTGCCCGATCTGGTACATGAGGAAGAACTTAAAGATGAATATTCTGAGCAATAAATACGACATATTAGCATACGTATTTTCAGGATCGTTCGATAAGAAGAATTCTTACATCATCAAAGGATCGTACAAACGTAAATCATGTAAAATTGTGCACGTCCCATTGAACAAGACAGTGGTTGAGATCAAAAGGAAAGAGGTCAGAACCAAAGGAGTCCGGTTCGGTTCAGATGTTTTTGATCTTGTTGTTAATCCTGGTTTTGACACCGGTTTGGCAATggctttggttttgttattagACCAAATGTTCTCTTAA